In a single window of the Caulobacter soli genome:
- a CDS encoding TldD/PmbA family protein: MDENLLHDVLAAARTAGADAAEAVFAQRQSLSVGVRLGELEEVEREESRDIGLRVFIGKQSATVSGSDISAEGRAKLIDRAVAMARLAPEDPYAALAPAERLARGPFRDLDLFDPTEPSAETLEAQAREAEAAARAVEGVTNSDGGSSSWSASTWRLVTSEGFSGLHQASGFGVSASAIAGEGASMERGGEGRSTRHAADLPSPTAIGTKAGELAVAKLNPRKIDSTTAPVIFENRLAMSLISPLIGAISGPSIARGTSFLKDKLGQRIFAEGVNLLDDPFRVRGLGSAPFDDEGVACEARALIDDGVLTTWLMNISSAKQLGLQSTGHASRGLAGPSGVSTHNLTMQPGERDLAGLMAVAGTGLLVTSMFGPSLNGNTGDWSVGCSGFWFENGVSTGPVTEITVAGNLIDIYARLVPGSDLEIRGASNSPSLLVDALAIAGK, from the coding sequence ATGGACGAAAACCTGTTGCATGACGTGCTCGCCGCCGCGCGGACCGCTGGCGCCGACGCCGCCGAAGCCGTGTTCGCGCAGCGCCAATCCCTCTCCGTCGGCGTCCGCCTGGGCGAACTGGAGGAGGTCGAGCGCGAGGAATCCCGCGACATCGGCCTGCGGGTCTTCATCGGCAAGCAGAGCGCCACGGTCTCCGGCTCGGACATCTCGGCCGAGGGCCGCGCCAAGCTGATCGACCGCGCCGTGGCCATGGCCCGCCTGGCCCCCGAGGATCCCTACGCCGCCCTGGCCCCCGCCGAGCGCCTGGCGCGCGGGCCGTTCCGCGACCTCGATCTCTTCGATCCCACCGAACCTTCGGCCGAAACCCTGGAGGCCCAGGCCCGAGAGGCCGAGGCCGCCGCCCGCGCCGTCGAGGGCGTGACCAATTCCGACGGCGGCTCGTCGTCGTGGAGCGCCTCGACCTGGCGGCTGGTCACCAGCGAAGGCTTCTCCGGCCTGCACCAGGCCAGCGGTTTCGGCGTCTCGGCCTCGGCCATCGCCGGTGAAGGCGCGAGCATGGAACGTGGCGGCGAAGGCCGCTCAACCCGCCACGCCGCCGACCTGCCCTCGCCCACGGCCATCGGGACCAAGGCCGGCGAGCTGGCCGTGGCCAAGCTGAACCCGCGCAAGATCGACTCGACCACCGCCCCGGTGATCTTCGAGAACCGCCTGGCCATGTCGCTGATCAGCCCGCTGATCGGCGCGATCTCGGGCCCGTCGATCGCCCGAGGAACCTCGTTCCTGAAGGACAAGCTGGGCCAGCGGATCTTCGCCGAGGGCGTCAATCTGCTGGACGACCCGTTCCGGGTGCGCGGCCTGGGCTCGGCCCCGTTCGACGACGAGGGCGTGGCCTGCGAAGCCCGCGCCCTGATCGACGACGGCGTGCTGACCACCTGGCTGATGAACATCAGCTCGGCCAAGCAGCTGGGCCTGCAGAGCACCGGCCACGCCTCGCGGGGCCTCGCTGGCCCGTCGGGCGTCTCGACCCATAACCTGACGATGCAGCCCGGCGAACGCGATCTGGCCGGCCTGATGGCCGTTGCGGGCACGGGCCTGCTGGTCACCTCGATGTTCGGCCCCTCGCTGAACGGCAACACCGGCGACTGGTCGGTGGGCTGCTCGGGATTCTGGTTCGAGAACGGCGTCTCGACCGGTCCGGTCACCGAGATCACCGTGGCCGGCAACCTGATCGACATCTACGCCCGCC